The nucleotide window GCTGTCCTCCCGCCCCGCACGATCGGGCCCGGTGGAATCGCCGCGTCCGGCAGTGCGCGCCCGGCGCCCGGTGCCGCGGGTGTCGTCAGCACGGTCGAGAGTCCGCGACGTCTCGGGCTCTTCGTCCGGCCGGGTGATGACCTCGGTCCGCTCGGCGGCGGATTCGGCGGGGGCCTTGCCGGCCTTCCGGCGCGAGCGCGGGGCCGTGGGATCGGCGACGGGGTGGGCACCGGTGGCTTCGCCGGCCTTGCGGCGCGAGCGCGGGGCGCCGGGGTCGGCGGCGGGGTGGTCACCGGTGGCGTCGGCTCGGCGGGCGGCGCGGGTGGGTCTGCCGGAGGCAGGGGCCTCGATGCGGTCGGCAGGCGGAGCGCCGGCGCCCTTGCGGCGCGAGCGGGTGGAGGTGTCGGCGGGGGCGGCCGGGTAGGCGCCGGAGGCCTCGCCGCGGTGCGGGGTAAGGATCGTCGTGGCCTCGGTGCTCGCCACCGGGGGTGCGACAGGAGCTTCCCCGCGGCGCGGGGCGCGGGTCACGGTGGCTTCGCCCCGGCCCGCGACCGGGTACGCGCCGGAAGCTTCGCCTCGGCGAGCGGCCGGGTACGCCCCCGAAGCCTCACCCCGGCGGGTGCCTGCGGGTCCCTCTGCGACCGGGTAGGCCCCGGACGCCTGGCCGCCAGACCGTTCCACGACCGGATAGGCCCCGGACGCCTGGCCCGCGGAGCCGCCCGCGACCGGGTACGAACCCGAAGTCTCGCCCCGCCGAGCGACCGGATACGACCCCGAAGCCTCGCCCCGCCGTGCGGCAGGCTGCGCGCCGCTCTCGGGTGGGAAGCCGGGGGCCTCCGCACCCTCCGTGAAGAACGCCGAACCGGACGATCCGCCCGGGACCCGGGCGATGCCGAAGGCGTCCGAGATGGAGCTGCGTCCCGGGGTGCGGAAAGCGCCGGAAACCTCGCTGCGGCCCTCGGCCGGAACGCGCGATTGGCGGTCCTGAGGGTGCGGCACCGGCTCCTCGTCCCGGTAGTGTCGCCCCATCCGTCATCCTTTCGGGGTGAGCGCATGTCAAGCACGCGCTGCTATGCAACCAAACCGTTATCACCCTAACAGGTGAGTATCGGAGAGAGAATAATCTGACTCACAGTGGGCCGTGCTCAGGGTGCTGCGCTGACCAGGCGATGGCAATGCGCAATCAGGCGATGACGCAGCGGCGCCGCCCGGCGGGCGAACTCCCCTTGGGCGCGGGCGTACTCGGCCCGCCCGGCCGCCATCTCGATCCGGACCGGCGGGTAGCCGAGCGCCGCCAGGTCGTACGGGCTCGCCCGCATGTCGAGCGTCCGGATCTCGACCGCCAGCTCGAAACAGTCCGCCACGAGCTCCGCGGGCACGAACGGATCGAGCTTGTACGCCCATTTGAACAGGTCCATGTTCGCGTGCAGGCACCCCGGCTGCTCCAGTGCGACCTGCGTCTCCCTCGACGGCGTCAGCTCGTTCAACGGCCGAGCGGGGGCGGTGAAGAAGCGGAACGCGTCGAAGTGGCCGCAGCGGATGTCGAGGGACTCCACGACCGCGTCGGTGCCCGCCGATCCCAGCCGCAGCGGGACCTGGTTGTGCCGCACCGAATCCGCCGGCTCGCGGTACACCATCGCCCACTCGTGCAGCCCGAAGCAGCTCAGCCGGGGCGCGCGCGACGCCGTCGCCGAAAGCAGGCCGAGGACGAACTCGGCCGTCCGCACCTTGCCCGCCCCGAAGCCCGCCCCGAAGCCCGCCGGGTCGAGCACGACGCCGTCGGGCGTGGCCACGTACCCCTTGCGGTCGAGGAACCGGTGCGCCGCGGGCCCGGCGAGCGCGACGCCGGGCCCGGGCTGCCACCGCTCGAGGTGCGAGGGCCGGTACGAGTAGTACGTGAACAGGAAGTCGAGCACCGGGTGCTTCTCGCCGCGGGACCGCCGCTCCTGGTGCGGGCCCGTCCACCGGCGCATCCGCGCGACGTGCGCCGCCTCCCGGGCCAGCCAGTCCGGCTCGGCGAGCACCTCGACGTCGGTCATGCGCCCACGTGGGTGCCGTCGCGCACCGTGCCCACGTACTCCTCGACCAGGTCCTCCAGCGCGACGACGCCGACGGCGTTGCCGTTCGCGTCCAGCGCCCGCGCGAGGTG belongs to Amycolatopsis tolypomycina and includes:
- a CDS encoding 3-methyladenine DNA glycosylase, whose protein sequence is MTDVEVLAEPDWLAREAAHVARMRRWTGPHQERRSRGEKHPVLDFLFTYYSYRPSHLERWQPGPGVALAGPAAHRFLDRKGYVATPDGVVLDPAGFGAGFGAGKVRTAEFVLGLLSATASRAPRLSCFGLHEWAMVYREPADSVRHNQVPLRLGSAGTDAVVESLDIRCGHFDAFRFFTAPARPLNELTPSRETQVALEQPGCLHANMDLFKWAYKLDPFVPAELVADCFELAVEIRTLDMRASPYDLAALGYPPVRIEMAAGRAEYARAQGEFARRAAPLRHRLIAHCHRLVSAAP